The proteins below are encoded in one region of Coffea arabica cultivar ET-39 chromosome 4c, Coffea Arabica ET-39 HiFi, whole genome shotgun sequence:
- the LOC113738924 gene encoding cytochrome P450 736A117-like → MKSDFSQIFEQQISSFLLHPVFFAPLPLLFILFFIKWQFTTKTSSKNLPPSPRKLPVLGHMHLLGTHPHRSLQKLAQKHGPMMMLQLGSVKTLVVSSAEAAQEIMKTHDLNFLNRPESEINRKLLYDFKNVSVAPYGEYWRQMKSISVLQLLSNTRVQSIRYIREEETDLLLTKIRGGSVAAPSSGVNLSEMFMALTSDVVSRAAFGRKYSEGVSGRKFRKLMSEFVSVLGGFDFGTFLPWLGWVDRVNGLTARVERIAKEMDEFLEGVIEEHLNGDRKNNESSEQKSREDFADVLLGIRNNNVAGIPIDRDSIKALLLDIFSGGTDTTYTVLEWAMTELLKHPKAMKDLQTEVRGIVSDRLEIDDDDLEKMKYLKAVIKETLRLHPPIPLLVPRNASNDAKIMDYDISAGTMIITNAFAIGRDPSLWEEPDEFKPERFLSSCIDFTGHDFHLIPFGAGRRGCPGISFAMATNEHVLANLLLKFDWDLPDGAKGSDLDMTECTGLTIHRKIPLLAVATPV, encoded by the exons ATGAAATCagatttttcacaaatttttgagCAACAAATCAGCTCATTTTTGCTGCATCCCGTCTTCTTCGCTCCTCTTCCTTTGTTATTCATTCTCTTCTTTATAAAATGGCAGTTTACTACAAAAACCAGCAGTAAAAACCTTCCTCCATCACCAAGAAAGCTCCCAGTTCTGGGACACATGCATCTTCTTGGAACACATCCACACAGATCACTTCAGAAATTGGCTCAAAAGCATGGGCCAATGATGATGCTCCAACTTGGCAGTGTCAAAACACTCGTAGTTTCATCAGCTGAAGCAGCTCAAGAAATCATGAAAACCCATGATTTGAACTTCTTGAACAGGCCTGAATCCGAGATCAATCGGAAGCTTTTGTACGATTTCAAGAATGTCTCAGTGGCACCTTACGGAGAGTACTGGAGGCAAATGAAGAGCATTAGTGTGCTTCAGCTTCTAAGTAACACAAGGGTTCAATCCATTCGTTACATAAGAGAGGAGGAAACAGATCTCTTGCTCACAAAAATCCGCGGGGGATCAGTAGCTGCACCATCATCAGGTGTCAATCTTAGTGAAATGTTCATGGCTTTGACGAGTGATGTGGTGAGTAGAGCTGCTTTTGGGAGGAAGTATAGCGAAGGAGTAAGTGGGAGGAAGTTTAGAAAATTAATGAGTGAGTTTGTGAGTGTTTTGGGAGGATTTGATTTTGGGACATTTTTGCCATGGCTTGGATGGGTTGATCGTGTTAATGGTCTAACGGCTAGAGTGGAGAGAATTGCCAAGGAAATGGATGAGTTTCTTGAGGGTGTCATAGAAGAGCATTTAAATGGTGATAGGAAGAATAATGAGAGCAGTGAACAAAAAAGTAGAGAAGATTTTGCTGATGTTTTGCTGGGAATTCGTAACAACAATGTAGCTGGCATACCCATTGATAGGGACAGCATCAAAGCTCTCCTTCTG GACATCTTCTCCGGTGGAACGGATACTACCTACACCGTTCTAGAATGGGCAATGACAGAGCTTTTAAAGCATCCAAAAGCGATGAAGGATCTACAAACTGAGGTGAGAGGAATTGTCAGTGACAGACTTGAGATCGATGACGATGATTTGGAAAAGATGAAGTATTTGAAAGCAGTCATTAAAGAAACGCTACGATTACATCCTCCAATACCGTTATTGGTCCCTCGCAATGCTAGCAACGATGCTAAAATAATGGACTATGATATTTCAGCTGGAACTATGATTATCACCAATGCCTTTGCAATTGGAAGAGACCCTTCATTGTGGGAAGAACCAGATGAGTTTAAGCCCGAGAGATTCTTGAGTTCTTGCATTGATTTCACGGGCCATGACTTCCACTTGATTCCTTTTGGAGCTGGGAGGAGGGGCTGCCCGGGAATTTCTTTTGCGATGGCTACAAATGAGCATGTTTTAGCAAATCTTTTGCTCAAATTTGATTGGGATCTGCCTGATGGAGCAAAGGGCTCCGATTTGGATATGACTGAATGTACAGGTTTGACAATCCATAGAAAAATTCCTCTTCTTGCTGTTGCAACTCCAGTTTAG
- the LOC113738923 gene encoding berberine bridge enzyme-like 21, producing the protein MLPSLLLLLLFLSAFNSLTSAASDLIYDNFAHCLAGKGIPDDQISSILYSPINASYTSVLQAYIRNRRFNTSTTPKPLLIVTALEEYHVQAAVLCTKRTGLELKTRSGGHDFEGISYVSSVPFVILDMFHLSSIHVDIENEISWVQAGATLGELYYRIWEKCKVHAFPAGVCRSVGVGGHISGGGYGAMLRKYGLTVDNVVDARIVDVKGRILDREAMGEDLFWAIRGGGGASFCVVLAYKIKLVRVPEIVTFFRIVRTMEENVTDLVYSWQQVANTIDNDLFIRVLVQPVTEQINGQSQTTIGATFIALFLGDANRLLSVMNGRFSELGLKKQDCLEMSWGESLLRWEGYASGTPMEAILDKTYANFAKRKSDYVQNPIPRHGLASIFKKVIELNKTVLEFNPYGGRMSEIPESETPFPHRSGIIFKIEYLVIWQEEGPRFAKKYIEQTRVLYSLMTPFVSKNPRQAFLNYRDLDIGTTDNGKNSYNEGRVYGLKYFKNNFYRLVKVKTMIDPENFFRNEQSIPTRPLRPF; encoded by the coding sequence ATGTTaccctctcttcttcttcttcttctttttctttctgcaTTCAATTCCCTAACATCTGCAGCCTCAGACCTCATCTATGACAACTTTGCCCATTGCCTTGCAGGAAAAGGGATCCCAGATGACCAAATCTCAAGCATTCTTTATAGCCCCATTAACGCTTCCTACACTTCAGTTTTACAAGCTTATATAAGAAACAGGAGATTCAACACTTCCACAACCCCAAAACCGCTTCTCATAGTCACAGCTTTAGAAGAATACCACGTCCAAGCAGCTGTTCTATGTACAAAAAGAACTGGGCTGGAACTGAAAACCAGAAGTGGCGGTCATGATTTTGAAGGAATCTCATACGTTTCCAGTGTTCCATTCGTCATTCTTGACATGTTCCACCTTAGTAGCATTCATGTTGatattgaaaatgaaatttcttggGTACAAGCTGGCGCGACACTTGGGGAACTCTACTACAGGATTTGGGAAAAGTGCAAAGTACATGCATTCCCTGCCGGTGTATGCCGATCAGTAGGCGTAGGCGGCCACATAAGTGGGGGAGGTTATGGCGCTATGCTACGCAAATACGGCCTAACTGTAGACAATGTTGTTGATGCACGAATCGTCGATGTTAAAGGCAGGATTTTGGATAGGGAAGCAATGGGGGAAGATCTTTTCTGGGCTATTAGGGGTGGTGGTGGTGCGAGTTTTTGCGTTGTTTTGgcgtacaaaatcaagttagtcAGGGTACCGGAAATTGTAACATTTTTCAGGATTGTTAGGACCATGGAAGAAAATGTAACAGATCTTGTTTATAGCTGGCAACAGGTAGCCAACACGATTGACAATGATCTCTTCATCAGAGTTCTGGTCCAACCAGTTACTGAACAAATCAATGGGCAGAGTCAGACTACAATTGGAGCAACATTTATAGCATTATTCCTTGGAGATGCCAATAGACTCTTATCAGTTATGAATGGAAGATTTTCTGAATTGGGATTGAAGAAACAGGACTGTTTGGAAATGAGTTGGGGTGAATCACTCCTCCGGTGGGAAGGTTACGCGAGTGGTACACCCATGGAAGCCATCCTtgacaagacttatgccaactTCGCGAAGAGGAAATCAGATTATGTGCAGAATCCAATTCCAAGGCATGGGCTGGCCTCAATATTCAAGAAAGTGATTGAGCTAAATAAAACAGTACTGGAATTCAATCCTTATGGCGGAAGAATGAGTGAAATTCCAGAAAGCGAAACGCCTTTCCCTCATCGTTCTGGGATCATTTTCAAGATCGAGTATTTAGTGATTTGGCAGGAAGAAGGTCCTAGATTTGCCAAGAAGTACATAGAGCAGACACGGGTGCTATACAGTTTGATGACtccttttgtttcaaaaaatccTAGGCAGGCTTTTCTGAATTACAGGGACCTTGATATTGGAACCACAGACAACGGGAAGAACAGTTACAACGAAGGAAGAGTTTATGggctcaaatatttcaaaaataatttttacagATTGGTGAAAGTCAAGACCATGATAGATCCTGAAAATTTCTTCAGGAACGAGCAGAGTATACCAACTCGGCCCCTCCGGCCATTTTAG
- the LOC113739462 gene encoding cytochrome P450 71AP13 has translation MDLLEWQRESFLCIISATISMVLVLKLLLKKKESRNGKLPPCPPKLPIIGNLHLLGNMPHESLHILAKKYGPIMFLQLGQVPTIVISSARLAKEALTTFDLALSNRPRIFSAKHLFYNCTDMAFSPYGAYWRNIRKICILEVLSAKRVQSFGFTRQEEVANLVHRVAESYPSPTNLSHMLGLYANNLLCRIAFGKDFSQGGDHVRHNFQKLLEEYQMLLGGFSIGDFFPSMEFLHKFTGMESRLKDTFRRFDQFFDEILKEHRNPENRKDHKDLVDVLLELQKHGDPETPLTTDNIKALILDMFAAGTDTNFITLDWTMTELIMNPQVLRKAQAEVRSIVGERRSVSETDLSHLHYTRAVVKETFRLHPPAPVLLPRESMEEVTIDGYPIPAKTRFFINAWAMGRDPETWENPDIFEPERFMNNPIDYKGQDFELIPFGAGRRMCPAVTFSTATFELALAQLLHSFDWELPPGVKAKDLDLTEAFGITMHKISPLMVLAKPNFSEGLNGK, from the exons ATGGATCTCCTTGAATGGCAGAGGGAAAGCTTTCTATGCATCATATCTGCAACAATATCAATGGTTCTGGTGCTAAAGTTGCTgttgaagaagaaggaaagCAGAAATGGCAAACTCCCGCCATGTCCCCCAAAACTTCCCATCATTGGTAACCTGCATCTGCTTGGTAACATGCCTCATGAATCTCTTCACATCCTTGCCAAGAAGTATGGTCCTATCATGTTCTTGCAGCTTGGGCAGGTGCCAACAATAGTGATTTCATCAGCTAGATTAGCGAAGGAAGCACTGACAACCTTTGATCTAGCCCTGTCAAATAGGCCTCGAATATTTTCAGCCAAACACCTTTTCTACAACTGCACTGATATGGCTTTCTCTCCATACGGTGCCTACTGGCGAAATATACGCAAAATATGTATCCTTGAGGTACTAAGTGCAAAAAGAGTTCAGTCATTTGGCTTCACAAGGCAAGAAGAAGTTGCTAATCTAGTTCATCGTGTAGCAGAATCGTACCCCAGTCCCACCAATTTAAGCCATATGCTTGGATTATATGCAAATAATCTCCTCTGTCGCATTGCATTTGGTAAAGATTTCTCACAAGGAGGAGACCATGTTCGGCATAATTTTCAAAAGCTGCTTGAAGAGTATCAAATGTTGCTGGGAGGATTCAGCATTGGAGACTTCTTCCCATCCATGGAATTTCTACACAAATTTACCGGGATGGAATCAAGACTAAAAGACACTTTCAGACGCTTTGACCAGTTTTTTGATGAGATTTTGAAGGAACATCGAAATCCGGAGAACAGGAAAGACCACAAGGACCTGGTGGATGTGTTACTTGAACTACAAAAACATGGGGATCCTGAAACTCCTCTCACCACTGACAATATCAAAGCACTAATTTTG GACATGTTTGCAGCAGGTACTGATACAAACTTCATCACCTTGGATTGGACAATGACAGAGCTCATAATGAACCCCCAGGTGCTACGAAAAGCACAGGCCGAGGTCAGAAGTATTGTTGGAGAAAGAAGATCAGTTTCAGAGACTGACCTGTCTCACTTGCACTACACGAGAGCTGTTGTGAAGGAAACTTTTAGGCTACATCCCCCAGCTCCAGTATTACTCCCTAGAGAATCCATGGAGGAAGTGACAATTGATGGCTATCCCATTCCTGCCAAAACAAGGTTCTTCATCAATGCTTGGGCAATGGGAAGAGACCCTGAAACATGGGAAAATCCAGACATATTTGAACCAGAGAGGTTCATGAATAATCCTATTGATTACAAGGGCCAAGATTTTGAGCTCATACCATTTGGTGCCGGTAGACGAATGTGTCCTGCTGTTACATTTAGTACAGCAACATTTGAGCTTGCTTTAGCTCAACTTCTGCATAGCTTTGATTGGGAGCTTCCTCCAGGAGTTAAAGCAAAAGATTTGGACCTGACTGAAGCTTTCGGCATCACCATGCACAAAATATCTCCTCTCATGGTGCTTGCAAAACCAAACTTTTCTGAAGGTCTCAATGGAAAATAG